The Xenopus tropicalis strain Nigerian chromosome 2, UCB_Xtro_10.0, whole genome shotgun sequence genome window below encodes:
- the gpr82 gene encoding probable G-protein coupled receptor 82 — protein sequence MWNNSSCLYPRTFSTIGLPIIYSIMFVLSVFGNLVCLWIFTKFTSKKTSTHIYLINLTISNILVSAGMPFQAAYYLKVQYMPYSSTECRFLTQFGNLLTHSSMCVSIILLCWIAISRYAILVKHDEMTQSVKQTPYEKILFGKFLKSFRNPKFARYLCIGIWIAVACPNVYLVTVTTDHASNKLCFNEEVEIGKSHVVISSRVELAFFFLFALTVILFYCFFINYIKTLQANSCIDGKFLIYRKVKRNIVAIMALLLICFAPYHLSKLFIYGLVTVKDCQLLNISLEIKNICLCLAEFRSCCDPIMYFCLDDNFKRNFQTLFKKKPDGSSTQLQATNITPV from the coding sequence ATGTGGAACAACTCATCTTGCCTCTATCCTAGAACATTTTCTACCATTGGCCTGCCGATAATTTACTCTATAATGTTTGTACTCAGTGTTTTTGGAAATCTGGTGTGTCTCTGGATATTTACCAAATTTACGAGTAAAAAAACATCAACGCATATCTATTTAATCAATCTCACCATTTCAAATATCCTGGTGTCTGCTGGCATGCCCTTTCAAGCCGCTTATTATCTGAAAGTCCAATATATGCCTTACAGTTCTACAGAATGTCGTTTTTTAACCCAATTTGGAAACCTTTTAACTCACAGCAGTATGTGTGTGAGCATTATCCTTTTGTGTTGGATTGCCATCAGTAGATACGCCATCTTAGTGAAACATGATGAAATGACACAGAGCGTGAAGCAAACACCTTATGAGAAAATCCTTTTTGGAAAGTTCCTTAAGTCTTTTCGTAACCCTAAATTTGCCCGCTATCTTTGCATTGGTATATGGATCGCAGTTGCATGTCCAAATGTTTATCTTGTAACAGTTACCACTGATCATGCTTCAAATAAACTTTGCTTTAATGAAGAAGTTGAGATTGGGAAATCACACGTAGTGATCTCTTCAAGAGTAGAACTagccttttttttcttgtttgcacTGACAGTAATACTATTTTACTGCTTTTTCATTAACTATATAAAGACACTGCAAGCAAATAGCTGCATTGATGGAAAATTTCTGATATACAGAAAAGTGAAGAGAAACATTGTGGCCATAATGGCGTTACTACTCATCTGCTTTGCACCGTATCATTTATCCAAACTTTTTATTTATGGACTAGTGACTGTTAAAGATTGCCAACTACTGAATATTTCTTTGGagataaaaaatatttgtctCTGTCTTGCTGAATTCAGAAGTTGTTGTGATCCTATTATGTATTTCTGTCTAGATGATAATTTTAAGAGAAATTTTCAAACTCTCTTTAAAAAGAAACCAGATGGCAGTTCAACTCAACTACAGGCAACAAATATAACACCAGTCTGA